From the genome of Nicotiana sylvestris chromosome 2, ASM39365v2, whole genome shotgun sequence, one region includes:
- the LOC104226259 gene encoding BTB/POZ domain and ankyrin repeat-containing protein NPR1 isoform X2: MACSAEPSSSISFTSSSITSNGSIGVGQNTHAYGGSETGSSYEIISLSKLSNNLEQLLSDSSSDFTDAEIVVEGVSLGVHRCILAARSKFFQDLFRKEKGSCGKEGKLKHFPPEVSTCMDTICAHDSCRPAINFSVELMYASSMFQVPELVSLFLRRLINFVGKALVEDVIPILRVAFHCQLSELLTHSVDRVARSDLEITCIEKEVPFEVAENIKLLWPKCQVDESKVLPVDPLHEKRKNRIYKALDSDDVELVKLLLSESNISLDEAYALHYAVAYCDPKVVTEVLGLGVADVNLRNTRGYTVLHIASMRKEPAVIVSLLTKGARASETTLDGQSAVSICRRLTRPKEYHAKTEQGQEANKDRVCIDVLEREMRRNPMAGDALFSSPMLADDLHMKLHYLENRVAFARLLFPLEARLAMQIANAETAAEVAVRLASKSTSGNLREVDLNETPIKQKERLLSRMQALSKTVELGKRYFPHCSQVLDKFMEDDLPDLIFLEMGTPEEQKIKRKRFKELKDDVQRAFNKDKAELHCSRLSSSSCSSSFKDGASVKLRKL, encoded by the exons ATGGCTTGTTCTGCTGAACCATCATCATCTATAAGCTTTACTTCATCTTCCATTACATCGAATGGGTCGATTGGCGTTGGCCAAAACACTCATGCTTATGGCGGCTCTGAGACAGGGAGTAGTTATGAAATCATCAGCTTGAGTAAACTCAGTAACAATTTAGAGCAACTCTTGTCAGATTCCagctctgattttactgatgctGAGATTGTTGTTGAGGGTGTTTCACTTGGTGTTCACCGTTGTATATTAGCTGCCAGGAGTAAATTTTTTCAGGATCTTTTTAGGAAAGAGAAGGGAAGTTGTGGAAAGGAAG GAAAATTGAAGCATTTCCCTCCGGAGGTATCAACATGTATGGACACTATATGTGCTCATGACTCTTGCAGACCAGCAATTAATTTTAGTGTGGAGTTGATGTATGCCTCTTCCATGTTTCAGGTTCCAGAGCTAGTATCACTTTTCCTG AGACGCCTTATCAATTTTGTTGGGAAGGCTCTTGTGGAAGATGTTATCCCAATACTTAGAGTTGCTTTTCATTGCCAATTGAGCGAGCTTCTCACTCATTCCGTTGATAGAGTAGCACGATCAGATCTTGAAATCACATGCATTGAGAAAGAGGTTCCCTTTGAAGTTGCAGAGAATATTAAATTATTGTGGCCGAAATGTCAGGTTGATGAAAGTAAGGTTCTACCTGTGGATCCCTTGcatgaaaagagaaaaaataggATATACAAGGCATTGGATTCGGATGATGTTGAACTTGTCAAGCTTCTACTGAGTGAGTCTAACATAAGCTTAGATGAAGCCTACGCTCTTCATTATGCTGTGGCATATTGTGATCCCAAGGTTGTGACTGAGGTTCTTGGACTGGGTGTTGCGGATGTCAACCTACGTAATACTCGTGGTTACACTGTGCTTCACATTGCTTCCATGCGTAAGGAGCCAGCAGTAATTGTATCGCTTTTGACTAAGGGAGCTCGTGCATCAGAGACTACATTGGATGGGCAGAGTGCTGTTAGTATCTGTAGGAGGCTGACTAGGCCTAAGGAGTACCATGCAAAAACAGAACAAGGCCAGGAAGCAAACAAAGATCGGGTATGTATTGATGTTTTGGAGAGAGAGATGCGTCGCAACCCAATGGCTGGAGATGCATTGTTTTCTTCCCCAATGTTGGCCGATGATCTGCACATGAAACTGCACTACCTGGAAAATAGAG TGGCATTTGCACGGTTACTGTTCCCTCTTGAAGCCAGACTAGCCATGCAAATTGCAAATGCTGAGACTGCAGCTGAAGTAGCAGTCCGTTTGGCATCTAAAAGTACATCTGGGAACTTGAGGGAGGTTGATTTGAATGAGACACCCATAAAGCAGAAAGAAAGACTTCTTTCAAGGATGCAAGCCCTCTCGAAGACAG TTGAACTTGGCAAGCGCTATTTTCCACATTGCTCTCAAGTTCTGGACAAGTTTATGGAGGATGACTTACCCGACTTAATTTTCCTTGAGATGGGCACTCCAGAGGAGCAAAAGATCAAGAGGAAGCGATTTAAGGAGCTCAAAGATGACGTTCAACGGGCATTTAACAAAGACAAAGCTGAACTTCATTGCTCCCGCTTGTCCTCATCATCATGTTCCTCTTCTTTTAAAGATGGTGCAAGTGTCAAACTTAGGAAACTATGA
- the LOC104226273 gene encoding transcription termination factor MTEF18, mitochondrial: MLIRKIRKSVSWKMISQLNHLFISPIYEKGSNSHSPQNFSSLNIRCFRSSHNPKVSVPESTTQTPISVAVNKMSRVTRTDAQAALFDYLHCTRGFNYVDAEHISKNSPHFLQSLLSKVDNDQDITRALTRFFRYHPINEFEPFLESLGLCSSELTSLLPRNLIFLSDDSVLLDNYHVLCDYGIPRVKMGKIYKEATEIFGYDYGVLDMKLRAYEKLGLSRSTVIKLVTCSPTVLLGEMNSELIKVLEKLKILGFENDWIGGYLSNRHSYNWGRMLHTLHFLNEVGYSDEKMAALFKMNPAFLFEGSGKRIYVLVGQLLKLGLKMNDIYSLFCQNPNILSLKCAKNLWQALYFLLEIGLETEIIANIVSTHIQLLGSHSLKGPKTVLRCFKGDKCRLCETIKEDPLNLFRLASKSKVSLEQMTSQNPGKLFEKTAFLLRLGYLENSDEMAKALKQFRGRGDQLQERFDCLVNAGLDCNVVINMIKQAPTALNQSKNVLEKKIDLLKTYLGYPVESIVSFPSYLCYDVDRVHLRFSMYAWLKQKGAAKPTLSVSTLLACSDARFVKYFVDIHPEGPAMWENLKSSLQSS; the protein is encoded by the coding sequence ATGCTAATTCGAAAAATCCGCAAAAGTGTATCTTGGAAAATGATATCTCAGCTCAACCACCTATTTATTTCTCCTATTTATGAAAAGGGTTCTAATTCTCATAGCCCCCAGAATTTTTCATCTTTGAATATTAGATGCTTTCGTAGTTCACATAATCCTAAGGTATCTGTCCCCGAATCGACAACTCAGACACCCATTTCCGTTGCTGTCAATAAAATGTCGCGGGTTACAAGAACTGATGCACAAGCAGCTCTCTTTGATTACTTACATTGTACAAGAGGGTTTAATTATGTGGATGCCGAACATATTAGCAAGAACTCGCCTCATTTTCTTCAAAGCTTGCTATCCAAGGTTGATAATGATCAAGACATAACAAGGGCATTGACTCGTTTCTTTAGATACCATCCGATTAATGAGTTCGAGCCGTTCTTGGAAAGCTTGGGGTTGTGCTCATCCGAGCTTACATCTTTGCTTCCGCGAAATTTGATCTTTTTGAGTGATGACAGTGTCTTGCTTGATAATTATCATGTTCTTTGTGATTACGGCATTCCTCGTGTTAAAATGGGGAAGATTTATAAGGAAGCGACTGAGATATTCGGATATGACTATGGAGTATTGGATATGAAATTGAGGGCTTATGAGAAATTGGGTTTGAGCAGATCAACAGTTATAAAGTTGGTGACATGTTCACCTACTGTTTTGCTTGGTGAGATGAATAGTGAACTTATTAAGGTTCTTGAGAAATTGAAAATCTTAGGGTTTGAAAATGATTGGATTGGAGGATACTTATCCAATAGGCACTCCTACAATTGGGGTAGAATGCTTCATACGTTGCATTTTCTCAATGAAGTAGGATATAGTGATGAAAAGATGGCGGCTTTGTTTAAGATGAACCCTGCATTCTTATTTGAAGGCTCTGGGAAACGGATTTATGTGTTGGTTGGGCAGTTACTGAAGTTGGGTCTTAAAATGAATGACATATACTCACTATTCTGTCAAAATCCTAATATCCTATCTCTGAAGTGTGCTAAAAATCTCTGGCAGGCATTGTACTTCTTGTTGGAGATAGGATTAGAGACCGAAATTATTGCAAATATTGTATCTACACATATACAACTTCTGGGGTCACATTCTCTGAAGGGACCAAAGACCGTTTTGAGGTGCTTCAAGGGCGACAAATGTCGTTTATGTGAAACTATAAAAGAGGATCCTTTGAATTTATTCAGATTAGCCTCAAAATCAAAAGTTAGCTTGGAGCAGATGACTTCCCAGAACCCAGGAAAATTATTTGAGAAAACTGCTTTCTTGTTGAGATTAGGTTACTTAGAAAATTCAGATGAGATGGCAAAAGCTTTAAAGCAGTTCCGTGGACGAGGAGACCAGTTACAAGAGAGGTTTGATTGTCTAGTAAATGCTGGTCTGGACTGCAATGTTGTAATTAATATGATTAAACAGGCCCCCACGGCGCTGAACCAGAGCAAAAATGTGCTTGAGAAGAAAATTGATCTACTGAAAACATATTTAGGTTATCCAGTGGAATCTATTGTGTCATTTCCATCTTACCTCTGCTATGATGTTGACAGAGTCCATCTTCGGTTTTCAATGTATGCATGGCTGAAGCAAAAGGGTGCTGCAAAACCAACATTGTCAGTGAGCACTCTTCTTGCTTGTTCAGATGCCcgctttgtaaaatattttgttGACATACATCCAGAAGGTCCAGCAATGTGGGAAAATTTAAAAAGTTCACTTCAATCCAGCTAA
- the LOC104226259 gene encoding BTB/POZ domain and ankyrin repeat-containing protein NPR1 isoform X1 — protein MACSAEPSSSISFTSSSITSNGSIGVGQNTHAYGGSETGSSYEIISLSKLSNNLEQLLSDSSSDFTDAEIVVEGVSLGVHRCILAARSKFFQDLFRKEKGSCGKEGKPRYSMTDILPYGKVGYEAFVTFLSYLYSGKLKHFPPEVSTCMDTICAHDSCRPAINFSVELMYASSMFQVPELVSLFLRRLINFVGKALVEDVIPILRVAFHCQLSELLTHSVDRVARSDLEITCIEKEVPFEVAENIKLLWPKCQVDESKVLPVDPLHEKRKNRIYKALDSDDVELVKLLLSESNISLDEAYALHYAVAYCDPKVVTEVLGLGVADVNLRNTRGYTVLHIASMRKEPAVIVSLLTKGARASETTLDGQSAVSICRRLTRPKEYHAKTEQGQEANKDRVCIDVLEREMRRNPMAGDALFSSPMLADDLHMKLHYLENRVAFARLLFPLEARLAMQIANAETAAEVAVRLASKSTSGNLREVDLNETPIKQKERLLSRMQALSKTVELGKRYFPHCSQVLDKFMEDDLPDLIFLEMGTPEEQKIKRKRFKELKDDVQRAFNKDKAELHCSRLSSSSCSSSFKDGASVKLRKL, from the exons ATGGCTTGTTCTGCTGAACCATCATCATCTATAAGCTTTACTTCATCTTCCATTACATCGAATGGGTCGATTGGCGTTGGCCAAAACACTCATGCTTATGGCGGCTCTGAGACAGGGAGTAGTTATGAAATCATCAGCTTGAGTAAACTCAGTAACAATTTAGAGCAACTCTTGTCAGATTCCagctctgattttactgatgctGAGATTGTTGTTGAGGGTGTTTCACTTGGTGTTCACCGTTGTATATTAGCTGCCAGGAGTAAATTTTTTCAGGATCTTTTTAGGAAAGAGAAGGGAAGTTGTGGAAAGGAAGGTAAACCAAGATATTCTATGACCGATATTTTGCCTTATGGTAAGGTTGGATATGAGGCTTTCGTTACCTTCCTAAGCTATTTGTACTCAGGAAAATTGAAGCATTTCCCTCCGGAGGTATCAACATGTATGGACACTATATGTGCTCATGACTCTTGCAGACCAGCAATTAATTTTAGTGTGGAGTTGATGTATGCCTCTTCCATGTTTCAGGTTCCAGAGCTAGTATCACTTTTCCTG AGACGCCTTATCAATTTTGTTGGGAAGGCTCTTGTGGAAGATGTTATCCCAATACTTAGAGTTGCTTTTCATTGCCAATTGAGCGAGCTTCTCACTCATTCCGTTGATAGAGTAGCACGATCAGATCTTGAAATCACATGCATTGAGAAAGAGGTTCCCTTTGAAGTTGCAGAGAATATTAAATTATTGTGGCCGAAATGTCAGGTTGATGAAAGTAAGGTTCTACCTGTGGATCCCTTGcatgaaaagagaaaaaataggATATACAAGGCATTGGATTCGGATGATGTTGAACTTGTCAAGCTTCTACTGAGTGAGTCTAACATAAGCTTAGATGAAGCCTACGCTCTTCATTATGCTGTGGCATATTGTGATCCCAAGGTTGTGACTGAGGTTCTTGGACTGGGTGTTGCGGATGTCAACCTACGTAATACTCGTGGTTACACTGTGCTTCACATTGCTTCCATGCGTAAGGAGCCAGCAGTAATTGTATCGCTTTTGACTAAGGGAGCTCGTGCATCAGAGACTACATTGGATGGGCAGAGTGCTGTTAGTATCTGTAGGAGGCTGACTAGGCCTAAGGAGTACCATGCAAAAACAGAACAAGGCCAGGAAGCAAACAAAGATCGGGTATGTATTGATGTTTTGGAGAGAGAGATGCGTCGCAACCCAATGGCTGGAGATGCATTGTTTTCTTCCCCAATGTTGGCCGATGATCTGCACATGAAACTGCACTACCTGGAAAATAGAG TGGCATTTGCACGGTTACTGTTCCCTCTTGAAGCCAGACTAGCCATGCAAATTGCAAATGCTGAGACTGCAGCTGAAGTAGCAGTCCGTTTGGCATCTAAAAGTACATCTGGGAACTTGAGGGAGGTTGATTTGAATGAGACACCCATAAAGCAGAAAGAAAGACTTCTTTCAAGGATGCAAGCCCTCTCGAAGACAG TTGAACTTGGCAAGCGCTATTTTCCACATTGCTCTCAAGTTCTGGACAAGTTTATGGAGGATGACTTACCCGACTTAATTTTCCTTGAGATGGGCACTCCAGAGGAGCAAAAGATCAAGAGGAAGCGATTTAAGGAGCTCAAAGATGACGTTCAACGGGCATTTAACAAAGACAAAGCTGAACTTCATTGCTCCCGCTTGTCCTCATCATCATGTTCCTCTTCTTTTAAAGATGGTGCAAGTGTCAAACTTAGGAAACTATGA